One genomic window of Blastopirellula retiformator includes the following:
- a CDS encoding zinc-ribbon domain containing protein codes for MKSNRQKKAQLKAKRARKAQRAHYAAILRGEIRPLNSTATCKPGNLPCDRSQLAYFNSYGEPDFVADGYQDREFRCIDCGAEETWKAAAQKWWYEVAKGSVWSYANRCRTCRRRRRAIRAEANDRCLAGIERKRQSKRLPPSSQKRKLR; via the coding sequence ATGAAAAGCAATCGCCAGAAAAAGGCGCAACTGAAGGCGAAACGGGCCCGCAAAGCGCAGCGGGCCCATTATGCCGCAATCTTGCGAGGCGAGATCCGACCGCTCAACTCCACAGCGACCTGCAAGCCCGGCAATCTCCCCTGCGACCGATCGCAGCTTGCCTACTTCAATTCGTATGGCGAACCCGATTTCGTCGCCGATGGCTATCAAGACCGCGAGTTCCGCTGCATCGATTGCGGGGCCGAAGAGACCTGGAAAGCCGCCGCGCAAAAGTGGTGGTACGAAGTGGCGAAAGGGAGCGTGTGGTCGTACGCCAATCGCTGCCGCACCTGTCGACGCCGGCGACGCGCGATCCGCGCAGAAGCGAACGATCGTTGCCTGGCGGGAATAGAACGCAAGCGGCAATCGAAGCGATTGCCGCCGTCGTCGCAGAAGCGGAAGCTACGTTGA
- a CDS encoding RNA recognition motif domain-containing protein codes for MGKKLYVGNLPYSYGSSELENLFGQYGQVASASVINDRETGRSRGFGFVEMASDGDAVAATEALNGFDVDGRKLVVNEARERERTGGGGGGGYGGGGGGGRGGYGGGGGGGRGGYGGGGGRGGDRGGRGGDRGGDRW; via the coding sequence GTGGGTAAGAAGTTGTATGTAGGGAACCTCCCCTACTCGTATGGTTCCAGTGAGCTGGAGAACCTGTTTGGTCAATATGGTCAGGTCGCCTCGGCGAGCGTGATCAACGATCGCGAGACGGGCCGTTCGCGCGGTTTCGGTTTCGTGGAAATGGCGTCCGACGGCGACGCTGTCGCGGCGACGGAAGCTTTGAATGGTTTCGACGTCGACGGCCGTAAGCTGGTCGTCAACGAAGCCCGCGAACGTGAACGCACCGGCGGCGGTGGCGGCGGCGGTTACGGTGGCGGCGGCGGCGGTGGTCGCGGCGGCTACGGCGGCGGTGGCGGCGGTGGACGTGGCGGTTACGGCGGCGGCGGTGGCCGTGGCGGCGACCGTGGCGGACGTGGCGGAGATCGCGGCGGCGATCGCTGGTAA
- a CDS encoding DUF3823 domain-containing protein, with product MRTEFVALIAAVMLAGCQTSEFDGPTVDDFDGRLVAGGQSVSFEPDEKVRLQLMLHANGERFGVPIQPDGSFDIGWMPIGTYSAVLEYPPKNRSANSRSQQDVRHSIPEGLEIVEGQTKYEIDLGKNWKR from the coding sequence ATGAGAACGGAATTTGTTGCCTTGATAGCCGCCGTCATGTTGGCCGGCTGTCAGACTTCGGAATTTGATGGGCCGACGGTCGATGACTTTGACGGTCGGCTTGTCGCTGGGGGCCAGTCGGTCTCCTTTGAGCCGGACGAGAAAGTGCGACTCCAGTTGATGCTCCATGCCAATGGCGAACGATTCGGTGTGCCGATTCAGCCCGATGGATCGTTCGATATCGGTTGGATGCCAATCGGGACGTATTCGGCCGTGCTCGAGTATCCGCCCAAGAATCGGTCCGCAAACAGCCGTTCGCAGCAGGATGTTCGGCACTCGATCCCCGAGGGATTGGAAATTGTCGAGGGACAGACGAAATACGAAATCGACCTTGGAAAGAACTGGAAGCGGTAG
- the argH gene encoding argininosuccinate lyase, with the protein MARVSPSQSGVFNTEADQRVERFTESVSFDRRLYAVDISGSIAHAQMLADVGVLTPDEASQIETTLLAIKSEIDAGDFEFQQSLEDVHMNIEKQLVDRLGDVGRKLHTGRSRNDQVATDTRLWVREAIDLIDERLKTLQTAFVGRCEADADILLPAYTHLQRAQPVLAPHYWLAYVEKLARDRARLADCRRRVNVCSLGTAALAGTTLPIDRQNVADRLGFEDVARNSLDVSSDRDYLLEFAFCLTLIAEHLSTWADEWVLWSTVEFNFIKLPQQFCTGSSIMPQKINPDVCELVRGKSARVIGNLQSLLVLVKGLPLAYNRDLQEDKEPLFDSFDTVAACLELAAPIVAGAELKVNSIRSRLDRGFLDATTLMEHLIKLGTPQRTAHHQIGALVKQAMEADCRLADLPLEAFQSLNSSLDESVYDVLGVDRAVAAFQSYGSTAPAEVKKQVGYWKEQLSLD; encoded by the coding sequence TTGGCACGCGTCAGTCCTTCACAGAGCGGGGTCTTCAACACCGAAGCGGACCAACGCGTCGAACGTTTTACCGAGAGCGTCAGTTTCGATCGCCGTCTCTATGCGGTGGACATTTCTGGCTCTATCGCCCACGCCCAGATGCTAGCCGACGTCGGCGTGCTGACGCCGGACGAGGCGAGCCAGATCGAAACGACCCTGCTGGCGATCAAGTCTGAGATCGACGCCGGCGACTTCGAGTTTCAGCAGTCGCTCGAAGACGTCCATATGAATATTGAGAAGCAGTTGGTCGATCGACTCGGTGATGTCGGTCGCAAGCTGCACACCGGGCGAAGCCGCAACGACCAGGTCGCCACCGACACTCGGCTCTGGGTGCGGGAAGCGATCGACCTGATCGACGAGCGGCTGAAGACGCTGCAAACCGCCTTCGTCGGGCGATGCGAAGCCGACGCAGATATCCTACTTCCCGCATACACCCATCTGCAGCGCGCTCAACCGGTTTTGGCGCCTCACTACTGGCTGGCCTACGTCGAGAAGCTGGCCCGCGACCGGGCTCGTCTGGCCGACTGCCGTCGCCGCGTGAATGTCTGCAGTCTGGGCACCGCCGCATTGGCCGGCACGACCCTCCCAATTGATCGCCAAAACGTCGCCGATCGGCTTGGTTTTGAAGATGTCGCCCGCAATAGCTTGGATGTCTCCAGCGATCGCGATTACCTGCTGGAGTTCGCCTTCTGCCTGACGCTGATTGCCGAACATCTGAGCACCTGGGCCGACGAATGGGTTCTGTGGTCGACGGTTGAGTTCAACTTCATCAAGCTGCCGCAGCAATTCTGCACCGGCTCTTCGATCATGCCGCAGAAGATCAATCCCGACGTCTGCGAACTGGTTCGTGGCAAGAGCGCCCGGGTGATCGGCAATCTGCAGTCGCTGCTGGTGCTGGTGAAGGGATTGCCGCTGGCCTACAACCGCGACCTGCAAGAAGACAAAGAGCCGCTGTTCGACTCGTTCGATACGGTCGCGGCCTGCTTGGAACTGGCGGCGCCGATTGTCGCTGGGGCCGAGCTGAAGGTCAACTCGATCCGCTCGCGGCTCGATCGTGGCTTCCTCGACGCCACGACGCTGATGGAACACCTGATCAAACTGGGAACTCCCCAGCGGACCGCCCATCATCAGATTGGCGCCCTGGTCAAACAGGCGATGGAGGCCGACTGTCGGCTGGCCGACCTGCCGCTAGAAGCGTTTCAATCGCTAAATTCGTCGCTCGACGAGAGCGTGTACGACGTGCTGGGAGTCGATAGGGCGGTCGCCGCCTTCCAAAGTTACGGCTCAACTGCTCCCGCCGAGGTCAAGAAACAGGTTGGTTATTGGAAAGAGCAATTAAGCTTGGACTAG
- a CDS encoding DUF1559 family PulG-like putative transporter has translation MSKQRFRGFTLVELLVVIAIIGVLIGLLLPAVQQARQAARRMQSTNNLKQIGLGMHNFHDTFGKLPDNGTWSYSCWVWGPPWGGAAPRPEIVDGCSWAYKILPFIEQTALYDNWTDTAPINAYMDPGRGGGGLADHVYVTGASDEWAENIANMGPVSDYAANAMVIGSGMNGTDTGGSVGVSPNWNAGPSSAWKSYRRRLTDIKDGTSNTILVGTKAMATETYDSRGGGDFTMSNGTTRAKNDQPITAAGPYDMGNMRALDPAVLTWAAQVGSSGSTPYVHYYPGQNFFVNSGANGWLHFTMEVVGDKRGLDTFNRWGSPYPATPFCMADGSVSSIQNGTNYLLLCPLLTPNGGEVNSPL, from the coding sequence ATGAGTAAACAACGCTTCCGCGGTTTCACGCTGGTGGAGCTGCTAGTCGTCATCGCGATTATTGGAGTATTGATTGGATTGTTGCTTCCCGCGGTACAGCAGGCCCGCCAGGCGGCTCGCCGCATGCAGTCGACCAACAATCTGAAGCAAATCGGATTGGGGATGCACAATTTCCACGACACGTTCGGTAAATTGCCGGACAACGGTACGTGGTCCTATTCCTGCTGGGTCTGGGGTCCGCCATGGGGAGGAGCCGCTCCTCGGCCGGAAATTGTGGACGGCTGCTCCTGGGCTTACAAGATTCTTCCATTCATCGAGCAGACAGCGCTCTACGACAATTGGACCGATACGGCGCCGATCAATGCGTACATGGATCCAGGTCGGGGCGGTGGGGGACTCGCTGACCATGTCTACGTCACCGGTGCGTCCGATGAGTGGGCTGAAAACATTGCGAACATGGGACCGGTTTCTGACTACGCGGCGAATGCGATGGTGATCGGTAGCGGGATGAATGGGACCGACACTGGCGGAAGCGTGGGGGTTAGTCCTAACTGGAATGCGGGCCCATCATCTGCCTGGAAGTCGTATCGTCGTCGCCTGACGGACATCAAGGATGGGACGTCAAATACGATCTTGGTCGGGACGAAAGCGATGGCTACGGAAACGTACGATTCGCGCGGCGGCGGTGACTTCACAATGAGCAACGGGACGACTCGCGCCAAGAACGACCAACCCATCACCGCCGCTGGGCCTTATGACATGGGCAACATGCGTGCGCTCGATCCGGCTGTTCTCACATGGGCGGCCCAAGTTGGTTCGAGCGGTTCCACTCCCTACGTCCATTACTACCCTGGGCAAAACTTTTTTGTGAACAGCGGGGCCAATGGATGGCTGCACTTCACGATGGAGGTTGTTGGCGACAAGCGAGGTCTGGATACGTTTAACCGGTGGGGCAGCCCGTATCCCGCGACGCCGTTTTGCATGGCGGATGGAAGCGTCAGCAGTATTCAAAATGGAACGAACTACTTGCTACTTTGTCCGTTGTTGACCCCGAACGGCGGCGAAGTCAATTCGCCCCTATAA
- a CDS encoding HEAT repeat domain-containing protein, whose translation MRSLLTICWVLLAVGTVAAQAPDPPADSPAVAAIRESNPTTPLELAEAAALMVDLGRADVANEYLNKILTDKPSDEELVRLQAKFGSGPLIRFQNLPELQPVGSDVANLVFAAVEKLTRDPAFLQQQVDALASTDADAVRRANIALRGAGAAAIEPLLLAYATSDNPSVRTASLKIMLQLGEDAEPALWGALDSDDPQIKASALSALGALRSKRSLDLMVGPTVNPSEPAEVRAAAKQAVIDIVGAAPTTSDVEKFLTKRLEGYLAGEPVFSGGPLTTMDVWTWGDATPHLTKKTLSTADAATVWIARMARDLAAINPNNPQNARLRMLTALQSVIALDGPNAKIEGTPAAAAAQELGPDAVEEALSYALTHPRLTMAAIAACRLLGEQGDVSVIDARNGQESPLAMALSHGNFRVQAAAVDAILTLDPRQPYAGSSALIEALITFARTSGDRVAVIADPDSDRAQELAGLLTELGYSVISRRGRRAFFDAIYSTPDVELIFISDAVDRPGAFEMTQIVHRDKRTATTPIGVVPWIDDHSRWQVRLTDDPYAMALIRAHDLAGLTFQIQQLYASEGRLLVDAAERRERGAAALAALAKLSGTPAYKFYDLILYEKALAALAANSVSMENAATLLSNLGTPTAQCALVETASENARPLAERQIAAQAFADSVKRFGLRLTRHQILQQYDRYNESEAYDRQTQDVLASILDAMEASAKGVRLDQPGLVQPVMEEVAK comes from the coding sequence ATGCGATCACTACTTACGATTTGTTGGGTCTTGCTGGCCGTCGGAACCGTCGCCGCCCAAGCGCCCGATCCGCCTGCCGACTCTCCGGCTGTCGCCGCGATTCGCGAATCGAATCCAACCACGCCGCTCGAGCTGGCAGAGGCGGCCGCGCTGATGGTTGACCTGGGCCGCGCCGACGTCGCGAACGAATATCTCAACAAGATCCTGACCGACAAGCCGAGCGACGAAGAACTCGTCCGCCTGCAAGCCAAGTTCGGCAGCGGCCCACTCATTCGCTTCCAGAATCTGCCGGAGCTACAACCGGTTGGTTCGGACGTCGCCAATCTCGTCTTCGCCGCGGTCGAAAAGCTAACGCGTGATCCAGCTTTCCTGCAGCAGCAAGTCGACGCCCTCGCTTCGACCGACGCCGACGCCGTTCGTCGCGCCAACATCGCTTTGCGTGGCGCCGGGGCCGCCGCGATTGAACCGCTGCTGTTGGCCTACGCCACCAGCGACAACCCGTCGGTCCGCACCGCCTCGCTGAAAATCATGCTGCAGCTGGGCGAAGACGCCGAGCCGGCGCTATGGGGCGCTTTGGACAGCGACGATCCGCAGATCAAAGCGTCGGCCCTTTCGGCGCTGGGCGCACTTCGCTCGAAACGTTCCCTTGATTTGATGGTTGGCCCCACGGTTAACCCCAGCGAGCCTGCCGAGGTTCGCGCTGCCGCCAAGCAAGCGGTGATCGATATCGTCGGCGCCGCGCCGACCACCAGCGATGTCGAAAAGTTTTTGACCAAACGGCTCGAAGGCTATCTGGCCGGCGAACCGGTCTTCTCGGGCGGTCCCCTGACGACGATGGACGTTTGGACCTGGGGCGACGCCACGCCGCATCTGACCAAAAAGACGCTCAGCACCGCGGACGCGGCGACCGTTTGGATCGCCCGCATGGCTCGCGACCTGGCGGCGATCAATCCCAACAACCCACAGAACGCTCGGCTCCGGATGCTGACCGCGCTGCAAAGCGTGATCGCGCTGGACGGCCCCAACGCCAAGATTGAAGGAACGCCAGCCGCCGCAGCGGCGCAAGAGCTGGGCCCTGATGCCGTGGAAGAGGCGTTGTCCTACGCACTGACTCACCCGCGCCTGACGATGGCGGCGATCGCCGCTTGTCGCTTGCTGGGCGAACAAGGGGACGTGAGCGTCATCGATGCTCGCAACGGACAGGAAAGCCCGCTGGCGATGGCCTTGTCGCATGGTAACTTCCGCGTGCAAGCCGCCGCGGTCGATGCAATTCTCACCCTCGATCCGCGACAGCCCTACGCCGGCTCTAGCGCTTTGATCGAAGCGCTAATCACGTTCGCTCGCACCTCCGGAGATCGCGTCGCCGTGATCGCCGATCCCGATTCGGATCGCGCTCAGGAACTGGCCGGTCTGCTGACCGAACTCGGCTACTCCGTCATTTCCCGTCGTGGACGCCGCGCGTTCTTCGACGCCATTTACTCGACGCCTGATGTCGAACTGATCTTCATCAGCGACGCGGTTGATCGTCCCGGCGCCTTTGAAATGACGCAAATCGTCCATCGCGACAAGCGGACCGCCACCACGCCGATTGGCGTCGTGCCGTGGATCGATGACCACAGCCGCTGGCAGGTTCGTTTGACCGACGACCCCTACGCGATGGCGCTGATTCGGGCACACGACCTGGCAGGACTCACTTTCCAGATCCAGCAGCTCTACGCCTCGGAAGGCCGGTTGCTGGTCGATGCGGCCGAACGTCGCGAGCGCGGCGCGGCGGCGCTGGCTGCTCTGGCGAAGCTCTCTGGGACTCCCGCCTATAAGTTTTACGATCTGATCCTGTACGAAAAAGCGCTCGCCGCGCTGGCTGCCAATTCGGTATCGATGGAAAACGCCGCGACGCTGCTGAGCAACCTGGGCACGCCGACGGCGCAGTGCGCCTTGGTCGAAACGGCCAGCGAAAATGCTCGGCCCCTGGCCGAACGCCAGATCGCAGCCCAGGCGTTCGCCGATTCGGTCAAGCGGTTCGGCTTGCGACTGACGCGTCATCAAATCTTACAGCAGTATGATCGGTACAACGAAAGCGAGGCGTACGATCGCCAAACGCAAGACGTGTTAGCGAGCATCCTGGATGCGATGGAAGCCTCCGCCAAGGGAGTGCGCCTGGACCAACCCGGCCTCGTGCAACCTGTAATGGAAGAGGTCGCAAAGTAG